A single genomic interval of Granulicella tundricola MP5ACTX9 harbors:
- the ypfJ gene encoding KPN_02809 family neutral zinc metallopeptidase, with protein MDWTPGGTSSDIEDRRDSSGGDGGGGGFGFGGGGGGGLGIVGFIIVLVISLVTGHNFLGSMMHGGGAPSQSYNGPSSAQYGPAVAGGPQRSPKAHPPGEDRDVQLISFVLDDAQKTWTRIFEGAGKQYRHAKLVIYRGATYSGCGTARSQTGPFYCPADEKVYIDLSFWDELKKFGGDTGDFAQAYVIAHELGHHVQKLLGTEQKEQMLVRQNPGKKNEYSVDLELQADCYAGVWAHSTQQRGIVHEDDIAGALKAAAAVGDDHLQSMSGRAVSPESFTHGTSAQREDWFRKGLTTGKVTACDTFGANAGAGE; from the coding sequence ATGGATTGGACGCCGGGCGGAACGAGCAGTGATATTGAGGATCGGCGGGACTCTTCCGGCGGAGATGGCGGCGGGGGTGGGTTCGGATTTGGTGGCGGGGGTGGCGGCGGGCTGGGGATCGTGGGGTTCATCATTGTGCTGGTGATCAGCCTGGTGACGGGGCATAACTTCCTGGGAAGCATGATGCATGGGGGCGGTGCGCCTTCACAGAGTTACAACGGGCCGAGCAGCGCTCAGTATGGGCCGGCTGTTGCGGGTGGGCCGCAGCGGTCGCCCAAGGCGCATCCTCCGGGGGAGGATCGGGATGTGCAGTTGATCAGCTTTGTGCTGGACGATGCACAGAAGACCTGGACGCGCATCTTTGAGGGAGCGGGGAAGCAGTATCGTCATGCGAAGCTGGTCATTTATCGGGGAGCGACTTATTCCGGTTGCGGGACGGCGCGGTCGCAGACGGGGCCGTTTTATTGTCCGGCGGATGAGAAGGTGTATATCGACCTGAGCTTCTGGGATGAGTTGAAGAAGTTTGGCGGGGATACGGGGGACTTTGCGCAGGCGTACGTGATTGCGCATGAGCTTGGGCATCATGTGCAGAAGCTGCTGGGGACGGAGCAGAAGGAACAGATGCTGGTTCGGCAGAATCCGGGGAAGAAGAACGAGTATTCGGTTGACCTGGAGCTGCAGGCGGATTGCTATGCGGGGGTCTGGGCGCACTCGACGCAGCAGCGGGGGATTGTGCATGAGGACGATATTGCCGGGGCGCTGAAGGCTGCGGCTGCGGTTGGGGACGATCACCTGCAGAGTATGAGTGGAAGGGCTGTCAGCCCGGAGAGCTTTACGCATGGGACGAGTGCGCAGAGAGAAGACTGGTTCAGGAAAGGGCTGACGACGGGGAAGGTTACGGCTTGCGATACGTTTGGGGCTAATGCTGGGGCGGGGGAGTAG
- a CDS encoding DUF3455 domain-containing protein → MIRFVTTCVLSLSGVAALGQSGAQSVDVPAGFHAVLTAEGRGVQIYKCQKKDAGMAWVFVAPEAKLFVDGVEVGSHGAGPVWMYKDGSSVHGKVVSNMSSPVAGAVPWLLLKGVDAAGAGEMAGVAYIRRSETKGGVARVDGCDVAHEGAESRVPYTATYSFYAAGS, encoded by the coding sequence ATGATTCGATTCGTTACGACGTGTGTGTTGAGTTTGAGCGGTGTGGCTGCGCTGGGGCAGTCTGGAGCGCAGTCGGTTGATGTGCCTGCGGGTTTTCATGCGGTGCTGACGGCTGAAGGGCGCGGGGTGCAGATCTACAAGTGCCAGAAGAAGGATGCAGGGATGGCCTGGGTGTTCGTCGCGCCGGAGGCGAAGCTGTTTGTGGATGGGGTCGAGGTGGGCTCGCATGGGGCGGGGCCGGTGTGGATGTATAAGGATGGGAGCTCAGTGCACGGGAAGGTGGTTTCAAATATGTCGTCGCCGGTGGCTGGCGCGGTTCCGTGGCTGCTGCTGAAGGGTGTGGATGCGGCTGGGGCAGGGGAGATGGCTGGGGTGGCGTATATCCGGCGGTCTGAGACGAAGGGTGGCGTGGCGAGGGTGGATGGCTGCGACGTGGCGCATGAGGGAGCGGAGTCTCGGGTGCCTTATACGGCTACGTATAGCTTTTATGCGGCGGGTTCATAA
- a CDS encoding ArnT family glycosyltransferase, giving the protein MSDTTVVRPTDPELRSAVRLAAVFALITFLFHLLVNLSQPHLGWGYFRDEFYYLLCGRHLDWGYVDHGPLVAVQARLAETIFGHSLAGIRMFTALGGAARVFLTGLLAWSLGGRRAAQTLAMFAVSLAPIYLVLDGFLSMNSWEAAFWMTCALAVILMHQGRTPKLWLLFGLAAGLGLLNKPSMTFFLIALLLALLITPQRRLLFTPYLLGGIALIVIITAPNLLWQLHHHWATLEFLRESTHHQDHPSFLNLLKSQVLGLGPISAFVWLPGLYWLLRRPAQRWLGLTYIFFFAAMAALHAKDYYPTPIYPILFAAGGLFWQSRIPAQRQSRLVAFPILQTAIFALGILILPLGNPFMTPAQWISYIRTTHLRAAAGISGDAFFPQYLADRFGWDEQLALVHQALAQLSPADLSQVRILCANYGEAAGLEYLDGPNLPPVISGHNNYWFWGPQAATGEVMIVINGATPQQMLESYKDVQVIGKITHSYAMPFERRATVYLARHRRQNLTADWPDLKHFD; this is encoded by the coding sequence ATGAGTGACACCACCGTCGTTCGCCCCACCGACCCCGAACTTCGCTCCGCCGTCCGTCTTGCCGCCGTCTTCGCTCTCATCACCTTTCTCTTTCACCTCCTCGTCAACCTCAGCCAGCCGCACCTCGGTTGGGGGTACTTCCGTGACGAGTTCTACTACCTCCTCTGTGGCCGCCATCTCGATTGGGGCTACGTCGACCACGGCCCGCTCGTAGCCGTACAGGCCCGCCTTGCAGAGACCATCTTCGGCCACTCCCTTGCCGGCATCCGCATGTTCACTGCCCTGGGCGGAGCCGCACGGGTCTTCCTCACCGGTCTGCTCGCCTGGTCCTTAGGCGGACGCCGAGCCGCCCAGACCCTGGCGATGTTCGCCGTCTCGCTCGCGCCCATCTACCTCGTGCTGGACGGTTTCCTCTCCATGAACTCCTGGGAGGCCGCCTTCTGGATGACCTGCGCCCTCGCCGTCATCCTGATGCACCAGGGCCGCACGCCAAAGCTCTGGCTGCTCTTCGGCCTCGCCGCCGGTCTCGGCCTCCTCAACAAGCCTTCGATGACCTTCTTCCTCATCGCGCTCCTGCTGGCGCTCCTCATCACCCCGCAGCGCCGTCTCCTCTTTACCCCGTACCTCCTCGGCGGCATCGCCCTCATCGTCATCATCACCGCCCCCAACCTCCTCTGGCAGCTTCACCACCACTGGGCTACGCTTGAGTTCCTTCGCGAATCCACCCATCACCAGGACCATCCCAGCTTTCTCAATCTCCTCAAAAGCCAGGTGCTCGGCCTCGGCCCCATCAGCGCCTTCGTCTGGCTCCCCGGCCTTTACTGGCTCCTGCGCCGCCCTGCCCAACGCTGGCTCGGACTCACCTATATCTTCTTCTTCGCCGCCATGGCCGCCCTCCACGCCAAGGACTACTACCCCACCCCCATCTATCCCATCCTCTTCGCCGCCGGCGGCCTCTTCTGGCAGTCCCGCATTCCTGCCCAGCGGCAATCGCGCCTAGTCGCCTTCCCTATCCTCCAGACAGCTATCTTTGCCCTGGGCATTCTCATTCTCCCCTTAGGCAATCCCTTCATGACTCCCGCGCAGTGGATCAGCTACATTCGCACAACCCATCTCCGCGCCGCCGCTGGCATATCCGGTGATGCCTTCTTCCCCCAATACCTGGCAGACCGCTTCGGTTGGGACGAGCAACTCGCCCTCGTCCACCAAGCCCTCGCCCAACTCTCCCCGGCCGACCTCTCTCAGGTCCGCATCCTCTGCGCCAACTACGGGGAAGCCGCCGGCCTTGAATATCTCGATGGCCCCAACCTGCCCCCCGTCATCAGCGGCCACAACAACTACTGGTTCTGGGGTCCGCAGGCCGCCACAGGAGAGGTCATGATCGTCATCAACGGTGCCACACCCCAGCAAATGCTCGAATCCTACAAAGACGTCCAGGTCATCGGCAAGATCACCCACTCCTACGCCATGCCCTTTGAACGTCGAGCTACCGTCTATCTGGCCCGGCACCGCCGCCAAAACCTCACCGCCGACTGGCCAGACCTGAAGCACTTCGACTGA
- the rsmA gene encoding 16S rRNA (adenine(1518)-N(6)/adenine(1519)-N(6))-dimethyltransferase RsmA — translation MSQIRKPKLGQNFLVDDDARHRIAGSLGDLSTRTIVEIGPGHGAITEILATRCRRLIALELDRSLAAELTFRFRENPNVQVIETDVLKFDFASIAEEGETLDVIGNLPYYITSDILLHLFAAAPLLRRAALMMQREVADRVSAHPGVRDYGLLSASTQMYAQVDNLFTLPPAAFNPPPDVFSTVLRLSFAPRFTELGVDPIGFDRFLRKCFAQKRKTLHNNLRVAGYSPEALAQWPATIPPQARAEQLSLEQMSTLYGALLAFCGDENAVD, via the coding sequence GTGTCCCAGATCCGTAAGCCCAAGCTCGGCCAGAACTTCCTCGTAGACGACGACGCCCGCCACCGCATCGCAGGCTCCCTCGGCGACCTCTCCACCCGCACCATCGTCGAGATCGGCCCCGGCCACGGAGCCATCACCGAGATCCTCGCCACCCGCTGCCGTCGCCTCATCGCCCTGGAGCTAGACCGCTCCCTCGCCGCTGAACTCACCTTCCGCTTCCGCGAAAACCCAAACGTCCAGGTCATCGAAACCGACGTCCTCAAGTTCGACTTCGCCAGCATCGCAGAGGAAGGTGAAACGCTGGACGTCATCGGCAACCTCCCCTACTACATCACCTCGGACATCCTCCTGCACCTCTTCGCCGCCGCGCCTTTATTAAGACGCGCCGCCCTTATGATGCAGCGCGAGGTCGCCGACCGCGTCTCCGCCCACCCCGGCGTCCGAGACTACGGTCTCCTCTCCGCCTCCACCCAGATGTACGCCCAGGTCGATAACCTCTTCACCCTCCCGCCCGCCGCCTTCAACCCGCCGCCGGACGTCTTTTCCACAGTCCTCCGCCTCAGCTTCGCCCCCCGCTTCACTGAACTCGGCGTGGACCCCATCGGCTTCGACCGCTTCCTCCGCAAGTGCTTCGCCCAGAAACGCAAGACCCTCCACAACAACCTGCGCGTCGCCGGCTACTCCCCCGAAGCCCTCGCCCAATGGCCCGCAACCATCCCCCCCCAAGCCCGCGCCGAGCAGTTATCGCTGGAGCAAATGTCCACACTTTATGGTGCGCTACTGGCGTTTTGTGGTGACGAAAACGCAGTGGATTAG
- the ruvC gene encoding crossover junction endodeoxyribonuclease RuvC yields the protein MRVFGIDCGTEFTGYGVVEMDARARNSRLVHCAAGTIRLNKKEATPTRLVKIFGELTAQITLHEPDVVAIEEVFFSANAKSALKLGQVRGVAMLAAATCGKPVVEYAPLSIKSAVVGYGLAAKEQVQFMVMRLLALETAPDSADAADALAIAICHLHTAQTLDLQAGAGGRR from the coding sequence ATGCGCGTATTTGGGATTGACTGTGGGACGGAGTTTACCGGGTACGGGGTGGTGGAGATGGATGCGCGTGCGCGCAACTCCAGGCTGGTCCACTGCGCGGCAGGGACGATCCGGTTGAACAAGAAGGAGGCGACTCCGACGCGGTTGGTGAAGATCTTTGGGGAGTTGACCGCGCAGATTACGCTGCATGAGCCGGATGTGGTGGCGATCGAAGAGGTATTTTTCTCGGCCAACGCCAAGAGCGCGTTGAAGTTAGGGCAGGTGCGGGGGGTGGCGATGCTGGCGGCGGCGACCTGTGGAAAACCTGTGGTTGAGTATGCGCCGCTCTCGATCAAGAGCGCGGTGGTGGGGTATGGGCTCGCGGCGAAAGAACAGGTTCAATTCATGGTGATGAGGCTGCTGGCGCTTGAAACGGCACCCGATTCTGCGGACGCGGCGGATGCGCTGGCGATTGCAATCTGCCATCTGCATACGGCTCAGACGCTTGATTTACAGGCTGGGGCGGGTGGGCGGCGTTGA
- a CDS encoding thiazole synthase: protein MEPLVIAGRTFTSRLIVGTGKYKDGAETRSAIEASGAEMVTVAVRRVNLDRSTESLLDFIDPSKYFMLPNTAGCYTAEEAIRAARLGREVGLSDWVKIEVIGDLPTLYPDIQATVEATRVLVKEGFTVLPYTSDDIVFAKRLIDVGAAAVMPLGAPIGTGIGIANISTLRMMRELITEVPLVVDAGLGTASDAALAMEMGFDAVLLNTAIAGAKDPVLMAKAMGKAVEAGREAFLAGRMPKKLYATASSPMDGISR from the coding sequence ATGGAACCCTTGGTTATTGCAGGCAGAACCTTCACGTCGCGGCTCATCGTAGGCACCGGAAAGTACAAGGACGGAGCGGAAACCAGGAGCGCAATCGAGGCCTCCGGAGCAGAGATGGTGACGGTCGCGGTGCGGCGCGTAAACCTAGACAGGTCAACAGAATCGCTCTTGGACTTTATCGATCCGTCGAAGTATTTTATGCTCCCCAATACAGCCGGTTGCTACACCGCAGAAGAGGCCATCCGAGCCGCCAGACTGGGCCGTGAAGTAGGCCTATCCGACTGGGTCAAGATCGAAGTCATAGGCGATCTACCCACCCTCTACCCCGACATCCAGGCTACCGTGGAAGCCACCAGAGTTTTAGTAAAGGAAGGCTTCACCGTTCTCCCCTATACCTCTGATGACATTGTGTTTGCAAAACGCTTGATCGACGTAGGAGCCGCCGCCGTCATGCCCCTGGGAGCCCCCATAGGCACCGGAATAGGCATAGCAAACATCAGCACCCTCCGCATGATGCGAGAGCTGATTACAGAGGTCCCGCTGGTAGTAGACGCAGGCCTCGGAACGGCAAGCGATGCGGCGTTGGCGATGGAAATGGGCTTCGACGCAGTGCTCCTGAACACGGCAATTGCAGGAGCTAAAGACCCTGTTTTGATGGCGAAAGCCATGGGAAAGGCCGTCGAGGCGGGGCGTGAGGCATTCCTCGCCGGACGGATGCCGAAGAAGCTTTACGCAACGGCAAGCTCACCGATGGACGGGATTTCTCGGTAA
- a CDS encoding carbohydrate porin: MVFRPKNLFLSLLLLGAAASLIAPAFGQDTEQPAPAGPAAPTMFPHPDSARYLILGQTNIIFQAHGPFHSPYSGPNSFLGRGEYKTSLLGTLYLGYQLNPHPRFATDILYDEESSGGRGISEALGLAGFTNLDVVRNPSLGSIPYMARVQLHQVIGFTDKMSDTPRTQFSLAPRLPERRLDLHVGKMSLPDYLDVNAIGTDSHLQFMNWTVDNNGAWDYAADTRGYTYGMVSEYVDDPHAFTARYAIALMPTVANGTNLEWNLRRASGQNVELELRKGIGTLVAPRLLGKRAGVIRTLTFVNHANMGDYRQQNQLALATGTTPVITAHPATVSVKYGLGLNVEQELTSNLRAYGRFGWNEGQHESYAYTEVDQSISGGLDLKAAAFSHRENDKIGVAFVSNAIKRDHQAYLALGGQGFLLGDGHLHYAREDILEAYYNLHAWRGVYYALDAQYVTHPGYNQDRGPALVESVRMHVDF; the protein is encoded by the coding sequence ATGGTCTTCCGCCCCAAAAACCTCTTCCTGAGCCTGCTCCTTCTGGGAGCCGCTGCGTCGCTCATCGCGCCTGCATTCGGCCAGGACACTGAGCAGCCTGCCCCGGCTGGGCCCGCCGCCCCTACGATGTTTCCCCATCCAGACAGCGCCCGCTACCTGATTCTGGGCCAGACCAACATCATCTTTCAGGCTCACGGGCCCTTCCACTCGCCTTACTCCGGCCCCAACAGCTTTCTGGGACGTGGCGAGTACAAGACCTCGCTCCTCGGGACGCTCTACCTGGGCTACCAGCTCAACCCTCATCCGCGCTTCGCCACGGACATTCTTTATGACGAGGAGTCATCCGGTGGGCGCGGGATCTCCGAGGCGTTGGGGCTCGCCGGGTTCACGAATCTGGACGTGGTCCGCAACCCTTCGCTTGGATCGATTCCCTACATGGCGCGGGTTCAGCTCCACCAGGTCATCGGCTTTACGGACAAGATGTCCGATACTCCACGAACCCAGTTCTCTCTCGCACCGCGCCTCCCGGAGCGGCGGCTGGACCTCCACGTCGGCAAGATGAGCCTGCCGGATTACCTGGATGTCAACGCCATCGGCACCGACTCCCACCTCCAGTTCATGAACTGGACGGTCGATAACAACGGCGCGTGGGACTATGCGGCTGACACGCGGGGCTACACCTATGGCATGGTCTCGGAGTACGTCGACGACCCGCACGCCTTCACCGCGCGTTACGCCATTGCGCTGATGCCGACGGTCGCGAACGGCACGAATCTGGAGTGGAATCTGCGGCGGGCGAGCGGTCAGAACGTCGAGCTGGAGCTTCGCAAGGGGATCGGCACGCTGGTCGCGCCGCGCCTGCTGGGCAAACGCGCCGGCGTCATCCGCACCCTCACCTTCGTCAACCATGCCAATATGGGCGACTACCGGCAGCAGAACCAGCTTGCCCTCGCCACCGGCACGACCCCCGTCATCACCGCTCATCCCGCCACGGTCTCGGTCAAATATGGGCTGGGGCTCAACGTGGAGCAGGAGTTGACCTCCAACCTCCGGGCTTATGGCCGGTTTGGGTGGAATGAGGGTCAGCACGAGAGCTACGCCTATACGGAGGTCGATCAGAGTATTTCGGGCGGGCTTGACCTGAAGGCCGCCGCCTTTTCGCATCGGGAGAACGACAAGATCGGCGTGGCTTTCGTCTCGAACGCCATCAAGCGCGACCACCAGGCGTATCTCGCGCTGGGCGGTCAGGGGTTCCTGCTGGGCGACGGTCACCTCCACTACGCCCGTGAGGACATTCTGGAGGCCTACTACAATCTGCACGCCTGGCGCGGGGTCTACTACGCGCTGGACGCGCAGTACGTGACCCACCCTGGTTACAACCAGGACCGGGGGCCTGCGCTGGTTGAATCGGTGCGGATGCATGTGGATTTCTAA